A single region of the Methanomassiliicoccales archaeon genome encodes:
- a CDS encoding carbohydrate kinase family protein has protein sequence MDAAGIGSLNVDLIFEVDKSELLDLRLRPGREVFGTSEDFSNLLEIVRTKGKMVSQSGGGSAANTVCALSRMGFRTGLLGMVGKDAYGDFIIKNLKYLDATKIRRANGTGLCISIISDGERSLLVLPNANDMYITAPCDLEYLRKFKVVHLTSFVGERSMRAQMRIAKDLEPRVMVSLDPGEIYARKGLKVIKPLIERADIIFPSDHEIKMLTGTDPIKGAKKLLKMGPDIVVCTKGAEGAIIVTKGTMIEIPAVKTEVVDKTGAGDVFAAAMLAGMLKGWELEMCGKFAALASARSISDYGRDGYPDQEFLESFERETGKC, from the coding sequence ATGGATGCCGCGGGAATAGGATCGCTCAATGTTGACCTGATATTCGAGGTGGACAAGTCTGAACTACTGGATCTCAGACTGCGACCAGGTAGAGAGGTCTTTGGCACCTCCGAAGATTTCTCGAATTTGCTTGAAATCGTTAGAACAAAGGGTAAGATGGTAAGCCAGAGCGGGGGAGGTTCTGCCGCGAACACCGTGTGCGCCCTTAGCCGAATGGGTTTTCGAACAGGGTTGCTTGGGATGGTGGGTAAAGATGCTTATGGCGATTTCATAATAAAAAATCTCAAGTACCTAGACGCCACCAAGATAAGAAGGGCAAATGGGACTGGTCTATGCATATCGATCATTAGTGATGGTGAAAGGAGTCTGCTGGTCCTTCCCAACGCCAATGACATGTATATCACCGCCCCCTGTGATCTGGAATACTTGAGAAAATTCAAGGTCGTCCACCTAACCTCATTCGTGGGTGAAAGGTCAATGAGAGCCCAGATGAGGATTGCCAAGGATCTTGAACCCAGGGTGATGGTTTCCTTGGATCCGGGTGAGATCTACGCCAGGAAAGGTTTGAAAGTGATCAAACCCCTCATTGAGAGAGCGGACATCATCTTCCCAAGCGACCATGAGATAAAGATGCTGACCGGGACCGATCCTATTAAGGGGGCCAAGAAGCTCCTGAAGATGGGACCAGATATCGTTGTCTGCACCAAGGGGGCGGAGGGCGCCATCATCGTGACCAAGGGTACGATGATCGAAATCCCTGCGGTGAAGACTGAGGTCGTGGACAAGACAGGGGCAGGTGATGTTTTCGCGGCTGCCATGCTAGCCGGTATGCTCAAGGGCTGGGAGCTTGAGATGTGCGGTAAATTCGCCGCCCTGGCATCTGCCAGGAGCATATCTGATTATGGAAGGGACGGTTATCCCGATCAGGAATTTCTGGAATCGTTTGAAAGGGAGACGGGGAAATGCTGA
- a CDS encoding MarC family protein, with product MADLTYALEFIGGAIISIIVISNPISTSAVFIALTQGMTQDEKIRIVKKSVTYSTGILLFFALTGFLIFTIFGFSIGAFRIAGGVLLFSTAVYMLNPKPSSVAADETSRDIALIPLAIPFTAGPGTIVTVVVLMSEAQNLVDVIDPVTGILAMIGVIIGIMVTIIVSYFMMARSDKIDAALKEGGRNVVTRLMGLLVMAIAIQFIINGIKDILPEFIEIVNNAAILPLF from the coding sequence ATGGCGGATCTGACATATGCTTTGGAGTTCATCGGGGGAGCAATTATTTCCATAATTGTCATCTCCAATCCCATCTCCACCTCGGCGGTATTCATTGCCCTGACCCAGGGCATGACCCAGGATGAGAAGATCCGCATTGTGAAGAAGTCTGTCACCTACTCAACGGGCATCCTTCTTTTCTTCGCTCTGACCGGTTTCCTGATCTTTACGATATTTGGGTTCAGCATAGGTGCCTTCAGGATCGCAGGCGGTGTCCTGTTGTTCAGCACTGCGGTATACATGCTCAACCCTAAACCTAGCAGTGTGGCCGCCGATGAGACCTCTCGCGATATTGCGCTGATACCGCTTGCCATCCCATTCACAGCGGGTCCAGGAACGATTGTGACCGTGGTTGTGTTGATGTCGGAAGCCCAGAACCTGGTGGACGTCATCGACCCGGTAACCGGGATTCTGGCCATGATCGGTGTGATTATCGGCATCATGGTGACCATCATTGTATCGTACTTCATGATGGCCCGCTCCGACAAGATTGACGCGGCTCTCAAGGAAGGTGGACGCAACGTTGTGACCCGACTCATGGGCCTGTTGGTAATGGCGATAGCGATTCAATTCATAATCAACGGGATCAAGGACATTCTCCCCGAGTTCATCGAGATCGTGAATAACGCGGCTATCTTGCCTCTCTTCTGA
- a CDS encoding sulfite oxidase: MKDRFYFSTRDLVTIAILSALGGVLSTYIGYLGNLINTTLGVPFGAGQIMAGLHIFWMIVAYAIIPRFGTGTLVGLLKGTVELFAGSAHGVPIVLVSLVEGILVDMTFAVFRKPTTVSFVCAGALASASNVFVFQALYFASVPFTYILLIAAMAAISGAVFAGYFGQGAYQILVESGIVKVKGEKPVFKKLTVQKAFTIAVAVALIGGAVIYFTVVYKPFMDPLTCDVDGNVESPFVYRPADFADYEVTITAELIGEYTYVPPTEYTGVPLHIILERANPNSGASNIKVIASDGYEARFDYTDVMEDVNLILIQEDGRLRLIAGEYEGQYWVKKVSEIRVS; encoded by the coding sequence ATGAAGGACCGCTTCTATTTCAGCACCAGGGACCTGGTCACCATCGCTATTCTGAGCGCGCTAGGAGGTGTGCTCAGCACGTACATAGGGTACCTTGGCAATCTTATCAACACCACTTTGGGTGTCCCATTCGGTGCTGGGCAGATCATGGCAGGCCTTCACATATTCTGGATGATTGTTGCCTATGCCATAATCCCCCGGTTCGGTACCGGCACCCTGGTGGGATTGCTGAAGGGAACCGTTGAGCTCTTCGCAGGAAGTGCCCACGGAGTCCCGATAGTCCTGGTGTCCCTGGTGGAGGGAATACTTGTCGACATGACATTCGCGGTCTTCAGAAAGCCGACAACTGTTTCGTTTGTGTGCGCAGGTGCGTTGGCATCAGCGAGCAATGTTTTCGTCTTTCAAGCGCTGTACTTCGCTTCTGTGCCCTTCACCTATATACTACTTATCGCGGCGATGGCTGCCATATCTGGAGCGGTCTTCGCTGGTTACTTTGGACAGGGGGCCTACCAGATACTGGTCGAATCCGGTATCGTGAAGGTCAAGGGTGAGAAACCGGTTTTCAAGAAACTCACAGTGCAGAAGGCTTTTACGATTGCTGTAGCGGTAGCTCTCATCGGCGGGGCGGTCATCTACTTTACCGTGGTTTACAAACCCTTCATGGATCCTCTGACTTGTGATGTGGACGGTAATGTGGAGAGCCCCTTCGTCTACCGACCGGCCGACTTCGCAGATTACGAGGTGACGATAACCGCGGAGCTCATCGGTGAGTACACATATGTCCCCCCAACTGAGTACACGGGGGTACCATTGCACATCATCCTTGAACGGGCAAATCCCAATAGTGGCGCATCCAACATAAAGGTCATAGCCTCAGATGGATACGAAGCGAGGTTCGATTACACAGACGTGATGGAAGATGTGAACCTCATCCTCATTCAGGAGGATGGCAGGTTACGCCTCATAGCCGGAGAATATGAAGGTCAGTACTGGGTGAAAAAGGTCTCCGAGATAAGGGTGTCGTAG
- a CDS encoding energy-coupling factor ABC transporter ATP-binding protein, producing the protein MHIIDIRDVSFKFSGSSEPVLKDINLRIGTSEFITLTGPSGCGKSTLCLLMCGFLPQEGDDFQGTIHLGRQDVRDHSVYQLSRWIGIVQQDPEAQLCTLSVMDEVAFGPENFLMSEGEINDKVEWALDVVGAKHLIGRETTNLSGGEKQRLAIASILALEPKAIIFDEPTSQLDPKGSAQIFSIITELQRRTDMTIVVVEHKLRQILPLSSRVVVMDQGRILVDTPSDQLKEHRSILQSVGVRLPGQDWISRPPREENGHDGEILRIEGLHMAYPEGKKVLNGVDLSIRKGEKVGLMGDNGSGKSTLLLNILGLEQPKSGKIILDGKDANRMSMKDRAKTIGFIFQNPNHQIFESTVIKEVLFATENFGMDATESVERSRKLLESCNIGQYVERHPYGLSYGEKRRLNLASIFIYMPKLLLMDEPFIGQDLNNLNQLMSLTDDFARNGGGAIMVLHEPEIAEMYCDRLVFLRDGKIVVDEPTSRAFHILREMGEIEYVPEVLPNGPRP; encoded by the coding sequence TTGCACATAATCGATATTAGGGATGTTTCCTTCAAGTTCTCGGGCTCCAGCGAACCGGTTCTGAAGGACATAAATCTCAGGATCGGTACCAGTGAGTTCATCACCCTCACCGGCCCCTCAGGTTGTGGCAAGTCGACGCTGTGCCTGCTGATGTGCGGTTTCCTTCCACAGGAGGGGGACGACTTCCAAGGCACCATTCATCTTGGTAGGCAGGACGTACGAGATCATTCTGTCTACCAGCTATCCAGATGGATCGGCATCGTGCAGCAGGATCCCGAGGCACAGCTCTGCACCCTGAGCGTCATGGATGAGGTGGCGTTTGGACCCGAGAATTTCCTCATGTCCGAAGGCGAGATCAACGATAAGGTGGAGTGGGCCTTGGATGTGGTGGGTGCGAAGCACCTTATAGGCCGAGAGACCACCAATCTTAGCGGTGGGGAGAAGCAGAGGCTGGCGATCGCTTCAATCCTTGCGCTGGAGCCCAAGGCAATAATCTTCGACGAACCGACTTCCCAGCTGGATCCAAAGGGCAGTGCCCAGATATTCTCTATCATCACCGAACTCCAGCGCAGGACCGACATGACAATCGTGGTGGTGGAGCACAAGCTACGGCAGATACTGCCCCTGTCATCCAGGGTGGTCGTGATGGACCAGGGAAGGATTCTGGTGGACACTCCCTCAGATCAGCTGAAGGAACATCGATCCATTCTCCAGAGCGTGGGGGTCAGGCTGCCGGGCCAAGATTGGATCTCCAGGCCTCCAAGGGAGGAGAACGGTCACGACGGTGAGATATTGAGGATCGAGGGTCTCCACATGGCTTACCCCGAGGGGAAGAAGGTGCTAAACGGCGTGGATCTCTCCATAAGGAAAGGAGAGAAGGTCGGGTTAATGGGGGACAACGGCTCTGGAAAGAGCACGCTCCTCCTCAACATCCTTGGACTTGAACAGCCCAAGTCAGGAAAGATCATTCTCGACGGGAAGGATGCCAACAGGATGAGCATGAAGGACCGGGCCAAGACGATCGGCTTCATCTTCCAGAACCCCAACCACCAAATATTCGAGTCCACCGTGATCAAGGAGGTCCTGTTCGCTACCGAGAATTTCGGCATGGATGCCACGGAGTCGGTCGAGAGGTCCAGGAAACTGCTGGAAAGCTGCAACATAGGTCAGTATGTGGAGAGGCACCCATACGGTCTCAGCTATGGTGAGAAGCGGAGGCTGAACCTTGCTTCCATATTCATCTACATGCCCAAACTTCTTCTGATGGACGAACCATTCATCGGGCAGGATCTGAACAACCTGAATCAGCTAATGTCCCTTACCGACGACTTCGCTCGAAATGGTGGAGGGGCAATTATGGTCCTCCACGAGCCGGAAATAGCGGAGATGTACTGCGACCGGCTTGTCTTCCTAAGAGACGGGAAGATCGTCGTAGATGAGCCAACCTCGAGAGCCTTCCACATCCTGAGGGAGATGGGCGAGATAGAGTACGTTCCGGAGGTGTTACCCAATGGCCCTCGTCCCTGA
- a CDS encoding energy-coupling factor transporter transmembrane protein EcfT, giving the protein MALVPEMAFRKEDSIIHRLHPITKLVFLVCFCILVLVLANLFFSLLFLVIILLLIKLAKIPLRVFARRARFIIMFTIVLFLLQVIFVDNGRILFWLIPELAPGVGPFVPVTTLGVERGVVIACRFLCIIASSFLFVATTHPNDFAYALMQIGLPYRYGFTLITTLRFLPLFGSEFNVVRRAQIARGMDTAVRPRTLMRTIKLTFLPLLVSGMSKVDALSISMEGRGFGLHKKRTFVRTLKFTGTDTAITMIIILTTVLLSLWTMLVSIPIEYHL; this is encoded by the coding sequence ATGGCCCTCGTCCCTGAGATGGCATTCCGCAAGGAAGATTCCATAATTCATAGACTTCATCCCATCACCAAGTTAGTCTTTCTCGTATGTTTCTGCATACTCGTCCTCGTTCTGGCCAACCTTTTCTTCTCCCTCCTGTTCCTTGTCATCATATTGCTTCTCATCAAGTTGGCCAAGATACCCTTAAGGGTCTTCGCAAGGAGGGCCAGGTTCATCATAATGTTCACGATCGTCCTGTTCCTGCTTCAGGTGATCTTCGTGGATAACGGGCGGATCCTCTTCTGGCTGATACCTGAGCTGGCCCCGGGTGTAGGACCTTTTGTGCCAGTGACAACTCTTGGGGTGGAGAGAGGTGTCGTGATCGCGTGCCGTTTCCTGTGCATAATCGCATCTTCCTTCCTGTTCGTCGCCACCACCCATCCCAACGACTTCGCCTATGCGCTCATGCAGATCGGCCTTCCATACCGCTACGGCTTCACTTTGATCACGACGCTCCGCTTCCTCCCCTTGTTCGGCAGCGAGTTCAACGTGGTGAGGAGGGCCCAGATCGCCAGGGGTATGGATACGGCGGTGAGACCCAGGACCCTGATGCGCACCATCAAGCTCACCTTCCTCCCACTCTTGGTCTCCGGTATGTCCAAGGTTGATGCCCTCTCCATATCCATGGAGGGAAGGGGATTCGGGCTTCACAAGAAGAGGACCTTCGTCAGGACTCTGAAATTCACGGGTACCGATACAGCGATTACCATGATCATCATATTGACCACCGTGCTGCTGTCACTATGGACAATGCTTGTGAGCATACCGATCGAGTACCATCTATGA
- the mvaD gene encoding diphosphomevalonate decarboxylase: MKSSATAHPIQGLIKYHGLKDEVLRLPYHDSISVCTAPLCTRTTVDFGRWPDCAEIDGKSAGERELERILAVVEPIREMAGIDKGMRMASINDFPSNIGLGASSSGFAALALACSDALGLDLTLEEISRFARRGAGSASRAVTGGFSRWYAGHDDESSFSRRISSPADSHMAMLVAVVPAMKFTDTAHREVTSSPFFKARLEYMPSVLDEMEQAIGRGDVNGIGELAERDTLLLHGITMTGDERLILWRPDTLRVILEVKRMFEEGVKCYFSIDTGATVYINTRTHDLEEVRSRIGSLGIKTLACTVGGEAALTDDHLF; encoded by the coding sequence ATGAAGTCCAGCGCCACCGCGCACCCCATACAGGGACTGATAAAATATCATGGCCTGAAAGACGAGGTCCTCAGGCTGCCCTATCATGATTCCATTTCCGTCTGCACTGCCCCCCTCTGCACCCGGACCACGGTGGATTTTGGGAGATGGCCCGATTGCGCGGAAATTGACGGAAAATCGGCGGGCGAGAGAGAATTGGAGAGGATACTCGCAGTTGTGGAGCCCATAAGGGAGATGGCTGGCATCGATAAGGGGATGAGGATGGCATCCATCAACGACTTTCCCTCGAACATCGGACTGGGCGCAAGCTCCTCTGGGTTCGCTGCCCTCGCCCTCGCCTGCTCGGACGCGTTGGGCCTTGATCTCACCCTGGAAGAGATCTCAAGATTCGCAAGGAGAGGAGCGGGCTCCGCCTCCCGGGCTGTGACCGGGGGATTCTCCCGATGGTACGCCGGCCATGACGATGAGAGTTCCTTTTCGCGAAGGATATCTTCTCCTGCAGATTCGCACATGGCCATGCTGGTGGCGGTGGTCCCAGCGATGAAGTTCACGGACACCGCCCACCGCGAGGTCACCAGCTCGCCCTTCTTCAAGGCACGCCTGGAGTACATGCCCTCCGTGCTGGACGAGATGGAACAGGCTATCGGCAGGGGCGATGTGAATGGCATCGGAGAACTGGCCGAAAGGGACACGCTGCTCCTCCACGGAATTACCATGACTGGTGATGAGAGGCTCATTCTCTGGAGACCCGACACCCTGAGGGTGATATTGGAGGTCAAGAGGATGTTCGAAGAGGGGGTCAAGTGCTACTTCTCAATTGACACTGGTGCCACGGTCTACATCAACACGAGAACTCACGATCTCGAAGAGGTCAGGTCCAGGATCGGATCACTTGGAATCAAGACGCTGGCCTGCACGGTTGGTGGAGAGGCCGCGCTGACCGATGATCACCTTTTCTGA
- a CDS encoding archease → MRFELLDHTADILVRAYGNTLEECFANAALAMFDQIVDVSTIQPIGEVEVKIEGDEKEELLFDLLSELLYLHDVEHVVLSSFDVSFSEEGLSCLAKGEELDLKKHRPKTEIKAVTYHMLNVDKDTPSVTVLFDI, encoded by the coding sequence ATGAGATTCGAGCTTCTTGACCACACCGCCGACATTCTGGTTAGAGCATACGGAAACACGCTTGAGGAATGCTTCGCCAACGCCGCACTGGCTATGTTCGATCAGATAGTAGATGTCTCTACTATCCAGCCAATTGGAGAGGTGGAGGTGAAGATCGAGGGCGACGAGAAGGAAGAGCTTCTGTTCGACCTTCTTTCCGAGCTCTTATACCTCCATGATGTTGAACATGTGGTGCTCTCCTCCTTCGACGTCTCCTTCTCGGAGGAAGGCCTTAGCTGCCTGGCCAAGGGAGAGGAGCTCGATCTGAAGAAGCACAGACCAAAGACCGAGATCAAGGCAGTGACATACCACATGCTTAATGTCGACAAGGACACGCCTTCGGTGACCGTGCTGTTCGACATATGA
- the nadX gene encoding aspartate dehydrogenase, translating to MRILIIGCGSIGTQIARAVDEMEEFDKVYITDQSHMCAVHLQRILRNVEYVEHDDETMNNLAKELDLVVEAASQAAARHYAPFFLGRGVDTMVMSVGVFADDELRERCFNLSKEKNARLYVPSGAVCGTDGLRAASIGRIDEVTLITRKGRKGMCEESKLRERGVSMESLAEPCVIFEGTAREAALAFPRNMNVSGTLSLLGVGFDDTRVKIICDPDIESNQHTVIVKGEFGELRAETKNVPSPKTPSTSFLAALSAVAAIKRIASNIWIGI from the coding sequence ATGCGAATCCTGATAATTGGGTGCGGTTCCATCGGCACTCAGATAGCAAGGGCCGTTGACGAGATGGAGGAGTTCGACAAGGTGTACATCACTGATCAAAGCCACATGTGCGCTGTCCACCTTCAAAGGATCCTTCGGAACGTGGAGTACGTCGAGCACGACGACGAAACGATGAACAATCTAGCCAAGGAACTTGACCTGGTGGTCGAGGCAGCCAGCCAGGCGGCGGCAAGACACTACGCCCCCTTTTTCTTGGGGCGCGGAGTCGATACCATGGTCATGAGTGTGGGGGTCTTTGCGGATGATGAACTCCGGGAGAGGTGCTTCAATCTTTCCAAGGAGAAGAACGCAAGACTCTACGTCCCATCAGGAGCGGTGTGCGGTACGGATGGTCTTCGAGCGGCATCGATAGGTCGCATCGATGAGGTCACGCTCATTACCAGGAAGGGCAGGAAGGGCATGTGCGAAGAGTCCAAGCTTAGGGAGAGAGGTGTTTCAATGGAGTCTCTCGCTGAGCCCTGTGTAATCTTCGAGGGAACGGCGAGAGAGGCTGCTCTTGCCTTTCCCAGGAACATGAACGTATCGGGCACGCTCAGCCTCCTTGGTGTAGGGTTTGACGACACCAGGGTGAAGATAATATGTGATCCAGATATTGAGAGCAACCAACATACTGTGATCGTGAAGGGAGAATTCGGTGAGTTGAGAGCCGAGACCAAGAATGTTCCTTCTCCAAAGACCCCATCCACGAGCTTTCTCGCAGCACTATCCGCGGTGGCGGCCATCAAGCGGATCGCGTCCAACATTTGGATAGGAATCTGA
- a CDS encoding aminopeptidase P family protein yields MKSRVERIFQQLGEGIDAVIFMNATEPNIDLSFFYITGAESGIFEGCSSIIWPDGRMELIVSELEETSSRRVSAEIKTFKTTEQRAELLKESLNGVKTLGINGAALTYGNLKKLKETVPDFTEVDISKTVEMVRMIKDEEEVERIRKACQIASRVADDIPNFLKEGMRESEVGAEISYRMQRLGASGPSFDMIAAFGENSAEPHYLAGDRPLNRGEVALFDFGALYRKYCSDITRTFFAREASEKQERIYELVRDANELALTTIRAGIPAKEADAAARELIDSTEFKGRFIHSLGHGLGLSVHDGGSMSPVTDIVLQENMILTVEPGIYIPGFGGVRIEDDVRITKEGCEVLTNASKELMVI; encoded by the coding sequence ATGAAGAGCAGGGTAGAGCGAATTTTCCAGCAGTTGGGTGAGGGGATAGATGCGGTCATATTCATGAACGCAACCGAACCCAATATCGATCTCTCATTCTTCTACATCACGGGGGCGGAGTCAGGGATCTTCGAGGGCTGTTCATCCATAATCTGGCCCGATGGTAGAATGGAACTGATAGTCAGTGAGCTGGAGGAGACGAGCTCCCGGAGGGTGAGTGCAGAGATCAAGACCTTCAAGACCACCGAGCAGAGGGCGGAGCTATTGAAAGAGTCCCTGAATGGCGTGAAGACGCTCGGAATTAACGGTGCCGCTCTCACCTATGGCAATCTCAAGAAGCTCAAGGAGACCGTGCCTGATTTCACCGAGGTGGATATAAGCAAGACGGTGGAGATGGTCAGGATGATAAAGGACGAGGAAGAGGTTGAGCGCATCAGGAAGGCCTGTCAGATCGCTTCTAGGGTGGCTGATGACATTCCCAATTTTCTCAAGGAAGGGATGCGCGAGAGTGAGGTCGGGGCCGAGATTTCGTACCGAATGCAGAGACTCGGGGCCAGCGGTCCAAGCTTTGATATGATCGCTGCGTTCGGTGAGAACTCGGCGGAACCCCACTACCTTGCAGGAGACCGCCCTCTGAATAGGGGGGAGGTCGCTCTATTCGATTTTGGAGCCCTCTATCGCAAGTACTGTTCCGACATCACGCGTACCTTCTTCGCTCGGGAGGCCAGCGAAAAGCAGGAGAGGATCTACGAGCTGGTGAGGGATGCCAACGAGCTGGCTCTTACCACGATTCGGGCCGGGATCCCAGCCAAGGAAGCGGATGCCGCGGCACGCGAGCTGATAGACTCCACGGAGTTCAAAGGGAGGTTCATCCACTCTCTGGGACATGGGTTGGGGCTCTCGGTTCATGACGGTGGAAGCATGAGCCCCGTAACCGACATCGTGCTGCAGGAGAACATGATCCTCACCGTAGAGCCAGGGATATACATACCAGGGTTCGGTGGAGTCAGGATAGAGGACGATGTAAGGATCACCAAGGAGGGTTGCGAGGTTCTCACCAACGCCTCCAAGGAGCTCATGGTGATATGA
- a CDS encoding TldD/PmbA family protein codes for MRDILHEALERMTENGAEFCDARFQQLSMLSVKVVDGGVRSIKNDSMSGVCFRSRIGGSWGYSSTVSLDKESLLEACLEAPRNANRGTAPGDPLPEYRFDTGTVKAKVRYYPADIALEEKLADLMELDKAQRIEARIVNTNSEYDEGLKRNILINSMGADLEWEEIRTRVTAMTVASDGDRTEFYYDAHGGTKGYELVKELDLNEIGDKCAREAIAMLLAKKPPSGLLTCISDPGITGTLAHEVIGHAAEADEVVKNRSFLTGVVGERVASDLITMVDDGTVPGARGTIPYDDEGIRGSRTVLIENGIYKGYMHSLETAAMMNEAPTGNGRAEDYSRRVWVRMTNTYFEPGDWTLEEMVEDIDFGVVTDKTISGMEDPVGGGFEAQTLRGYLIERGKISGMIRSFALTGDALEILKTTDAVGKDFKLDGGTCGKGIEDWAPVSTGGAYCRSKIMVGGG; via the coding sequence ATGAGAGATATTCTTCATGAAGCGCTAGAACGGATGACCGAAAACGGCGCAGAATTCTGTGATGCCAGGTTCCAGCAGCTAAGCATGCTTTCGGTGAAGGTGGTGGATGGCGGTGTCCGGTCCATCAAGAACGATTCAATGAGCGGGGTGTGCTTCCGCTCCAGGATAGGAGGATCGTGGGGATACTCTTCCACGGTCTCCTTGGACAAGGAATCGCTCCTCGAAGCATGTCTGGAGGCTCCCAGGAACGCTAATAGAGGAACAGCTCCCGGTGATCCACTACCCGAATACAGGTTCGACACCGGAACGGTGAAGGCCAAGGTGAGGTACTATCCCGCAGATATAGCACTAGAGGAGAAGCTGGCCGATCTGATGGAACTCGACAAGGCACAGAGGATCGAGGCCAGGATAGTGAACACCAATTCGGAGTACGACGAGGGATTGAAGCGGAATATACTCATCAATTCCATGGGAGCAGACCTCGAGTGGGAGGAGATCCGGACAAGGGTAACTGCCATGACCGTCGCATCCGACGGGGACAGGACCGAGTTCTACTACGATGCCCACGGTGGAACCAAGGGTTACGAGCTCGTGAAAGAGCTGGACCTGAACGAGATCGGCGATAAATGCGCAAGGGAGGCCATAGCCATGCTATTGGCCAAGAAGCCCCCTTCGGGCCTCTTGACCTGCATCAGCGATCCAGGAATTACTGGAACTCTGGCCCACGAGGTGATCGGTCACGCCGCGGAAGCGGACGAAGTGGTAAAGAACAGGTCCTTCCTAACCGGAGTCGTTGGAGAAAGGGTGGCTTCAGATCTAATCACCATGGTGGACGACGGTACTGTTCCAGGGGCAAGAGGGACTATTCCCTATGACGACGAGGGAATCAGAGGATCTCGTACAGTACTGATAGAGAATGGAATATACAAGGGGTACATGCACTCGCTGGAGACCGCGGCCATGATGAACGAGGCTCCAACCGGGAACGGGCGCGCCGAGGATTATTCAAGGAGGGTCTGGGTTAGAATGACCAACACCTACTTCGAGCCTGGAGACTGGACGCTGGAGGAGATGGTGGAGGATATAGATTTTGGCGTGGTCACGGACAAGACCATAAGCGGGATGGAAGATCCGGTGGGAGGCGGATTCGAGGCACAGACCCTAAGAGGCTACCTGATTGAGAGAGGCAAGATCTCTGGAATGATCAGATCCTTCGCTCTCACCGGGGACGCGCTGGAGATTTTGAAGACCACGGATGCCGTAGGGAAGGATTTCAAGCTTGACGGTGGAACCTGCGGGAAGGGAATAGAGGACTGGGCCCCGGTCTCCACAGGGGGAGCATACTGCAGATCCAAGATCATGGTTGGTGGTGGTTGA